The following coding sequences lie in one Aspergillus luchuensis IFO 4308 DNA, chromosome 8, nearly complete sequence genomic window:
- a CDS encoding Zn(II)2Cys6 transcription factor (COG:K;~EggNog:ENOG410PW9R;~InterPro:IPR036864,IPR021858,IPR001138;~PFAM:PF00172;~TransMembrane:1 (o498-515i);~go_function: GO:0000981 - DNA-binding transcription factor activity, RNA polymerase II-specific [Evidence IEA];~go_function: GO:0008270 - zinc ion binding [Evidence IEA];~go_process: GO:0006355 - regulation of transcription, DNA-templated [Evidence IEA]) yields the protein MALNKTVSDLQATGYRLRKSHEKSRNGCLRCKQLRKKCDEARPKCSRCTRLSYTCQYQHPPSASGSDTELGGFPNSVIEFKGSDSITGRLPGPIPSSTGQLPLSPQSNCEEDILNLDLPSPDPLNATELSLLAHYLSHTSQTIPFDSLDLHALSVGVPNLAFKCKAVMSSLLSLAAACKCHDLAHEHTQKPLDNQTLTEIQDLFALAERHHAASLRHIQTTMQKARGYDNVLANAALMVLYASASHSIRVHLAATAKAHGQRLPTELLPQHSQWITFTRAAHTASSAILNDIVSATAAGSMVDTGPESHPTISSPLSPQDGPSPTTKRLFLPLVASTCDRALRSLRRRAERTTAVLLQASASCSAIDQQRVHALLETISVLESCALAALSPRASDNGKMVSATSPNTQHTAGFEGSRAVSPWVARYMISVTSMEVPQILRRIIMSFLNKAPTEFLNIVQSVLDSPTAEARNKSTTIPASPTSRQLLVLTPIHVLTMDIFAHWLVLVMLLDGVWWIKDIGQWELSQVISMMKTHNVISQLADTNEMWWPESMYLVKRELTPDA from the exons ATGGCCCTTAATAAAACGGTCTCAGATCTCCAAGCGACCGGATATAGGTTGCGCAAGTCACATGAAAAGTCCCGCAATGGCTGTCTCAGGTGCAAGCAGTTACGAAAGAAG TGCGATGAAGCCAGACCGAAATGCTCGCGATGCACCAGACTGTCGTATACATGTCAATATCAACACCCTCCGAGTGCCAGCGGATCGGACACAGAGCTGGGAGGTTTCCCAAACTCCGTGATCGAATTCAAAGGATCCGACTCAATAACAGGGCGTCTTCCGGGCCCCATACCTTCATCCACTGGCCAACTTCCTCTTTCGCCACAATCGAATTGCGAGGAGGATATCCTCAACTTGGATTTGCCCTCCCCGGATCCTCTCAATGCGACGGAGCTCAGTCTCTTAGCCCACTATCTCTCGCACACCAGCCAAACCATCCCGTTCGACTCCCTCGATCTCCACGCTCTATCGGTCGGGGTACCTAATCTCGCCTTCAAATGCAAGGCAGTCATGTCATCCCTGCTAAGCCTGGCGGCAGCATGCAAATGCCACGACTTGGCACATGAACACACTCAAAAGCCCCTTGATAACCAAACCCTAACAGAAATTCAAGACCTCTTTGCGTTAGCCGAGCGCCATCATGCGGCATCCCTCCGCCACATCCAAACAACTATGCAAAAAGCCCGGGGCTACGATAACGTCCTCGCCAATGCAGCGTTGATGGTCTTGTACGCCTCGGCTAGTCACTCCATTCGCGTTCATTTAGCAGCCACAGCTAAAGCACATGGGCAACGGCTCCCAACCGAGCTATTACCGCAACATTCACAATGGATTACGTTCACACGCGCAGCACATACCGCATCTAGCGCTATACTCAATGATATTGTCAGCGCGACTGCTGCTGGCAGTATGGTGGATACGGGACCAGAGTCCCATCCGACAATATCAAGCCCTCTATCACCGCAAGATGGTCCATCTCCGACAACGAAGCGCTTATTTCTCCCGCTCGTGGCATCCACCTGTGATCGTGCTCTAAGAAGCCTTCGTAGAAGAGCAGAACGCACAACTGCTGTGCTGCTGCAAGCTTCTGCATCATGTAGCGCGATCGACCAACAACGGGTCCATGCATTACTCGAAACCATAAGTGTCCTGGAGAGCTGCGCATTGGCAGCGCTATCGCCGCGCGCAAGTGACAATGGGAAGATGGTGTCTGCGACGTCTCCGAATACTCAACATACAGCAGGGTTTGAGGGTTCCCGTGCTGTCTCACCATGGGTGGCTCGATACATGATAAGTGTTACGTCTATGGAGGTGCCGCAGATCCTTAGGAGGATTATCATGTCTTTTCTCAATAAAGCTCCGACCGAATTTCTCAACATCGTGCAATCGGTATTGGACTCTCCTACCGCAGAAGCTAGGAATAAAAGTACAACAATACCGGCGTCACCTACAAGCAGGCAGCTATTAGTTCTCACTCCGATACATGTCCTGACTATGGACATCTTCGCTCACTGGCTGGTCCTGGTCATGTTATTAGATGGGGTGTGGTGGATCAAGGATATTGGACAGTGGGAGCTCAGTCAGGTCATTTCTATGATGAAGACACATAATGTCATTTCCCAGTTGGCTGACACTAACGAAATGTGGTGGCCGGAAAGTATGTACCTAGTCAAGCGAGAGCTTACACCAGATGCGTAG